In one window of Harpia harpyja isolate bHarHar1 chromosome 11, bHarHar1 primary haplotype, whole genome shotgun sequence DNA:
- the CTXN1 gene encoding cortexin-1, with protein sequence MNDASTMDYELLSPSLVEHPAGAAGMDAEQKTVFAFVIFLLVFLVMLMVRCFRILLDPYSRMPASSWTDHKEGLERGQFDYALV encoded by the coding sequence ATGAATGATGCATCGACGATGGATTATGAACTGCTCTCCCCCTCCTTGGTCGAGCACCCAGCCGGCGCTGCGGGTATGGATGCCGAGCAGAAAACCGTCTTTGCCTTTGTCATCTTCCTCCTGGTCTTCTTGGTGATGCTGATGGTGCGCTGCTTTCGCATCCTGCTGGACCCCTACAGCCGCATGCCCGCCTCCTCCTGGACTGACCACAAGGAGGGGTTGGAGAGGGGCCAGTTTGACTACGCCTTGGTGTAG